Within Phycisphaerales bacterium, the genomic segment CGAGTTCGGCATCCCGCCGAACGAATGTCCACACCGCGTTTTGGCTGACTGTGGTCGCGGCATCGTCGTCGATCGGTGTGAGTTGCCCGGGAGAATCGCCCAGGCGATGCGCCCGTGGCTGCATGGCAGCTTGTCGTTCCGTGTCTCGCCGCTCGACGTCGATACGCAGCCAGGCCACTGTCTGCCCCGCGCTGCGCCCCACGACGCACGTGGCACGCCGCCGCATGACCGAACGCCCGCGATACAGATCCCGGGCGGTGCCACTCTCGCGGGCCGTGACATACTCCACCGGCGCGGTTTCCACCCGCCCGCGTTCCCGATCCACGGCGACGCGCCCGAACTCCCGCTTCAGCAGCAGGCCCACGGCTTCGACGACTTCACTCGGGGTGGCCTCGGGAATGGTCCGCTGTCGCATCTCAGCGACGCGGTCACCTCCGGCGCAGCCAGATAGACAACTGAGCACCAGACACGAACAGCACCATCCGAAACGGGTCATGCTCTATCCTTCGCAGAAGCTCGTACCGGACAGCCGCTCACAGCACCAGATGCGGTACACCCGCGGGCCCCCGAATCCACACGTGCCACCGCTGCACTCAATTTACTCGTCGCTGGGTGGCACATCGACGGCCTCCACCGGCGTGTATACCGAGGTTTCGGGTTGCGACTCGGCGGGGAGCGCACTGCGCGGCAAAGGCACAGTCGCACCACGCTCCAGCAGACCGGGGTACCGCGCGATCACGGCACTCGCCCGTGGATGGCGCGCCGCTTGCCGCAGGTTCTCAAGCCCGCGCGCCCCATCACCGGAATGATACTCCAGGTAGCCCAGCAGGAAACGGAGCTCCGGATCTTCGCGCGCTTCAAGCGAGTTCATCAGCGCCGCCCGCCGGATGTCCACGATCTCACCACCTCCCATGAGCGCCTTCAGGTCCAACCGGCTCAGCAACAATCCCGCCACGCCGCCCGGATACCGGTCTGCCAGGTCGATCGCCCGTACCAGTGTCGTGGCTGCCGACCAGTAGTGTCCTTGTGCCAGGTATGCGTGCCCTTGCCCAAGCAGCGGCAGCGGATTCCCTGGATCGAGCACGGCGGCCGCTCCGAAACGCTCGGCCGCCTCCACATAGCGACCCAGTTCCATCGATGCTTCCGCACGGAGCAGTTCGTCATTCACCTGTGAGGCCCCACGCCCGGTCATCGTGCGAACCGGCTGTGCCAGGATCTGAGTCGCGAACTCACCGCCGTTAAGTGTGGCCGCTTCACCCGCCACTTCCTGTAACACCGGATCATCACGGACAGCCGCCTGAATCTGGTCGAACCAGGTCGCCTGTGGATCGACCGCAAGCGCCGAGGCCATCCGCAGATCGTTGAACACATCGAAGCCCGGCACGATTCGTGGGTCGATCTGCGGCGCGGCTGGCAGCAACCCAGCCAAAGCCGGCGACGGCTGCATTCCAGCCGGTGCCTCCGTCAGCAGGCCTGCACCTGCGACGTCACTGGCCGGTGCCCATACGACACCAGGCAATCCCGTCCCCACCCCGGAAGCATCGGCCGCGCTGTAGAGATTGGAGCGTAACAGCGTTCCGACCGGTTGCGCGAGCGTATCGAGTGCGGAGAGTCCGTAGCCCGTTCCAACCGTGTCACGGCCCGTTAGGCGCGCCAGTTCAGCGGCCCGGTCCACATTGACCTGGGGCCCGGCGATGTCAAATTGAGGGGGCGGTGGGATCGGCGTCTGTAGACTCATCCCAGACAGCGGGCCCCGCCGGTCATAGGGCGTGGCCCCGGTTGCCGGGCCGGTCGGTCCGGCCGGGGCTCGCAATCCGATTGCAGCAGACTCTCCCAGGCCTGGCAACCGCGCGCGCAGATCGGCGCGATCACGCGATCCGCCGACAAGGCCGGCTCCACTCACGTACCCGCTTTGGAGCAGACCCACACTCGGAACCGTGCCACTGGCATCGAAGTATGGCTGGCTGTACGTGCCTACGCCGAGTGGAGTGGACAGTGGACTTACCGAGTCACGCCGGAAGTTGGAGAGCGCGCTACTCCCCAGAGGCGCGCGAAATGCCGTCGGCGACGAGATGCCCGAAGGGGAACGCAGCGACATCCCGCGCCCCGCGAGGCCGCTTGCGTACAGGTTTCCACCCATCAATGACGCGCCTGGCCGCGCCATGTTGTAGCCGCTGCCACCCAGCGCCGGGTTGGCATCGAACATGCGGCCGGTCTGGCCCGTGCCGAAGTTCGCCCGCATGTCCACCGGCCCCTGGGCACGGGCCGTCGGCGTCGCCCACCCGAGCGCGAGCACCGTGGTACACCAGGCGAAAGTGAGCACCGGACGCAGATGCGGTTGCACAGAACTGCACACGGGTTTGTCATACCACATGATGGCACCTCATCAACCGGCCGTGTCGCCGGTAACGGCTCCGGTCGGGAAAAGGATCGGGTCGTGTTTCCCGTCCTCGACGGCCCGTCCGAAGCGACCTACGGATTATATCGGATGCCGTCTCCTCATGACCCCTGCCGGTCATGAGCATGGAATCTCTGACTGTCCGTACCCCCGTGCCGTACATCAGCGAATGTGCCGCCCCCCGTCCACCGGCAGAATTGCGCCCGTGATGTAATCGCCATCCGCCAGCAGAAAATGAACCGCCGCCGCGATGTCGGCTGGCGACCCCGCGCGGCCCAAAGGCACCCGCCGCAGGAGGCGGGCCCGCAGCGCCTCGTCATAGTGCTCAGGCCACTCCGCCACGCCCGGCGCCACCCCCACCACGTTGACCTCAGGTGCAAAGGAGCGTGCCAGCACCTGGGTCAGCGTATCCAGACCACCCTTGGATACGATATATGCGAGATAATCCGGCCATGGCCGTTGAGTAGCGACGTCACACAAATTCACGATGCGCCCCTGCGCTGCTCGTAACGCTGCCCGAGCAGCAAACGCCAGCGCCATCGGCGCGGTCAGGTTCACACGCATCGTCCGCTCCCACGCATCCCACCGGAACTCGTCGAGCGTCATCTTTTCGAAACTGGATGCGTTATTTACCAGCACATCCAAGCGCTGAAACCTTGCCAGTACCGTGCCCACCAGGTCTTCCGGCCCGCTCACTGTGGCCAGGTCGGCCTCAAACGCTTCCGCCAGTACCCCCTGTGCGCGACAGGCCGCGACGACCTCCAGTGCGGCATCGGCCGATCTGTGGTAATGCACCGCGACGTGACACCCGGCCGTGGCCAGCCGCTCGGCGATTGCCCGGCCGACCCGGCGCGCGGCCCCCGTGACAAGCACAACCCGCTCACGCAGTTCCATCATCGCACTCCCATGGCAGGGCACACCGAATCCATTGCAGACACAACCCGTGCGCCGGAGCCGTCGGCCCGGCCAGTGCCCGGTCGCGCCGTGCGAAGATCTCCGCCACACGCTCGACAGGCCAGTGCCCGCGCCCGATCTCGATCAAGGTCCCCACCATGTTGCGCACCTGGTTGTAGAGGAAGCCATCACCTTCGACGTCACAATGCAGTTCACTGCCTACCCGCTGGATTCTAAAACGCCACACCGTGCGAACAGTAGTCGCCCGTGGCGCCCCCGCGGAGGCAAAACCCGCAAAGTCATGCGTACCCTCGCAGGCCCGCGCTGCGGCTCGCAAACGCTCCTCGTCGAGAGGAACCCACACATGCCAGGTATGCCCTTGGACGAGATCTTCCACGGGCCGCCGTGCTCCGTGAAACACGCGGTAGCGGTAGAGCTTGTGCCGCGCGCACAGCGACAGGTTGAATGCCTCGGGTACCGTGCGAACCGCGACCAGCGCCACGTCCGTCGGCAGGTGGTGCCCGATCGCTGCGGCCAGACGTTCCACGGGGATCGGTGTCGAAGTGCGCACCGTGGCCAGTTGGCCACGGGCATGCACCCCCGCATCGGTTCGGCTCGCCCCGCGCACATCCACCGGATGTCGCAGCACGCGGCGCAGCACGTCCTCCACCGCGCCCTGCACCGTACGCTGTCCGGGCTGACGCTGCCAGCCGTGGAAACCTGTGCCATCGTAGGCCAACCGCAGGAGTAAATGCCGATCCATCGGAGCGATGGTAGCGGCCGGCGGCGCAGCGCAGCAAACAGGGCGGCCAACCAGACCGCCCTGTCACCCTCTCCGTGCCTGGAACTGGAGGCAGTTTACTCGGGCTTGCCGCCCTCGATCTCCCGCTTCTCACCAGGCAGTGCCTGCGGCACGACCTCATCGCTGGTGTAATCGTAGAACTCGCGGTACTGCTGCCGGAAGTACCCACCCGGCCGCGCCCGCACACCGTTCAGCACTCCGCCGATGACACGGGCACCGATCCGCTGGAACTGGTCCCGCGCCCGGCGCAAGGCGCCGCGCGAGCCGCCCCCGGCCCGCGCCACGATAATGACGGCATCCGCCTGTGCCGCCAGCAGCAGCGCATCGCTGATCAGCAGGCACGGCGGACCATCCAGCAGGATGCGGTCATAAGTCTTCTTGGCGTTCGCCAGCAACTCGCGCATCGCTGCGGATCCGAGCAACTCGGCCGGGTTCGGGGGCATCGGCCCCGGCGAGAGCACGTCGAGGTTGGCGAGAC encodes:
- a CDS encoding SDR family oxidoreductase; its protein translation is MMELRERVVLVTGAARRVGRAIAERLATAGCHVAVHYHRSADAALEVVAACRAQGVLAEAFEADLATVSGPEDLVGTVLARFQRLDVLVNNASSFEKMTLDEFRWDAWERTMRVNLTAPMALAFAARAALRAAQGRIVNLCDVATQRPWPDYLAYIVSKGGLDTLTQVLARSFAPEVNVVGVAPGVAEWPEHYDEALRARLLRRVPLGRAGSPADIAAAVHFLLADGDYITGAILPVDGGRHIR
- the truA gene encoding tRNA pseudouridine(38-40) synthase TruA, which produces MDRHLLLRLAYDGTGFHGWQRQPGQRTVQGAVEDVLRRVLRHPVDVRGASRTDAGVHARGQLATVRTSTPIPVERLAAAIGHHLPTDVALVAVRTVPEAFNLSLCARHKLYRYRVFHGARRPVEDLVQGHTWHVWVPLDEERLRAAARACEGTHDFAGFASAGAPRATTVRTVWRFRIQRVGSELHCDVEGDGFLYNQVRNMVGTLIEIGRGHWPVERVAEIFARRDRALAGPTAPAHGLCLQWIRCALPWECDDGTA